AGATGTTCTAGTATATCCTTTATTGGTAAACAAGAGCTTTAGTTCCTCGTCTCCTACTCTTAGCGGAACAACTTCATCTTCCTCCCAAGATAAAACATCTTTAAAGGAAACTAGCCCAAATTCTTGGGGCATTCCGTAATATTCTTTAGCCTCGCCAGATGATCCATTTAGTACCATTGGAATCGCTTTTCTATAACCAACCGTTGCGCATATTTCGCAGATATCAAATTGTTTATCGCACTCTTGAATACGATAACAAAGTGGATTCTTCATAATGTATAATATGCCATCAGTCTCCGCTTGCTTGACCTCATCATCACTTGCCATAACCGGCAAGTACAAACAAACCAATACTATACTCAGTACAACCAGTTTCATACTCCCTCCAAAGAATATTACGAAAATAAATGCCGAAATTTTACACGAAATAAGGATGCAAGCATCGGAAATCCTGCGCAAAAAATGTTGGTCAATTTACTATCAGCTTGATCATGCCATACCGTTGGAATTTCCTTAATAAGAAATCCGTTCTTTTTACACAGATACAACAACTCCACATCAAAAGCCCATTGCTTGACCGTCAAATGTGGCACCACCGTTGTAATAACATGTCGTTTAAATAACTTTGCGCCACATTGCATATCATAATACGCTAGTCCAAACAACAAATACGCAAGTCCATCATAGAATATTCTTTTACCCCATCTTTTTATCCACGGACGAGCAGGCGTTACTACTGATTCCGGCATATGCCTACTTGCAATCACACCATCACAATCATATATTTCTCGAATCAACGCGTAGAAGTATTCGGGCCTGGTAGCCATATCTGCATCCACAAAACCAATCAAATCATTATCTCTCAATAATGCATCCGCAAATCCAGTAGCAATGGCATGTCCCTTTCCTGCAGATTCTGATGTAATCATTCGCACTTTATCGCATCGTTTTTGTACCGCTTCTACCACTCCATGCGTATTATCAACACATCCATTAAGCACTACAATAAATTCAAAATCTACAATCTTAGCAATATGCAGACCAGTAAAATACTCCACATAATGGTCAAGCATTCTGCCAATTCGCTTTTCTTCATTATAGGCTGGAACAACAATCGCCACTTTCATTCTCTTTTTCCCCGTGCATATATATAATTTTTATTTTTTAATCCAACTAACAATCTGTAGCATTACAAATTTCACATTCGCAAAACAACATCAACCAAAAAGGGAGTACCTGAGATTATTTCTCGGACACTCCCGTCGTTATACATTTTTTCTCTATAGATTACTTACCGCAACATTTTTTATATTTTTGACCCGAGCCACACGGACATGGATCATTACGGCCTACTTTGTCAGAATGCGCTTGTACAGATTCATGCGATTCACCTAAACCTTCGCCAGAAGTAATCCTTAACTCTTCTAGCTCCTGCTCACGACGCTGTTCTAACTTATGTTGATCAAATCGCTCAACATTAAGATGGAAAATATGGTGCACCACATCACCACCAATTTGGCGCATGGTATCTTGGAACATCGCAAACGCTTCTTTTTTATACTCAATCAGCGGATTTTTTTGTCCCCAACTACGCAGATTGATACCTTCTTTTAAATGATCCAAATTAAGCATATGCTGCTTCCATGCCTGATCAATGGTTTCTAAAAGCAACCATTTCTCTGCACTTTGAATCACTTCTGACTGCTGCTGATTTCTAAATAAGCTATACTGTTCAAGCAAGTAATTAATCAAATCTTTTTCTAATTCATCGCTACTGTTTTTACTAAACCCTTTGCCCAAAAAGTCATTCGGTGATAGTCCCGTTACTTTATGCAACGTTTCATAAATTGCAACGATAGATTCAGGCGTTAATGTACGATTAGGACAATTGAATGAAATCACATCTTGCACTACCTTGATCAATAAATCTCTGATCAACTCATATACACCTTCTTGCCCTTCAAGCACTTCACGTCGATATTCGTAAATCACGGTACGTTGCTGATTAAGCACATCATCATACTCAAGTAAATGTCTGCGAATTTCAAAATTATGCTTTTCAACTTTTTCTTGGGCATTTTCAATCACACGAGATACTGTTTTTGATTCAATAACCTCATCTTCTTTCATCCCTGCCCATTCCATCTTCTTCTTGAGGTTCTCACCACCAAAAATACGGATAAGGTCATCTTCTAAAGATATATAAAAACGAGATTCTCCTGGATCGCCTTGACGTCCTGATCGTCCACGCAACTGATTGTCAATTCGTCGACTTTCATGCCGCTCAGTACCTAAAATGTAAAGACCACCTGCTTGTACTGATTCTGGCGTTAATTTAATGTCAGTACCACGCCCCGCCATATTGGTAGCAATAGTTACTTGACCTGGTCTTCCTGCAAATTCAACAATTTCCGCTTCTCTTTGATGCTGCTTTGCGTTAAGTACTTCGTGCGGAACATTATGAGCACGCAATACCATGCTCAAAAGTTCTGACGTTTCAATGGCAATGGTACCAATTAAAACTGGCTGACCTTTTTTATGCCGTTCCACAATATCTTCTGCAATTGCTTTATATTTTGCATTTCTGGTTAAAAATATAAAATCCTGTTTATCTTGCCGAATAAGCGGTCTATTTGTTGGAACCGCAATTACATTCAATTTATAAATCTTATAAAATTCCTCGGCTTCAGTCATCGCTGTACCGGTCATACCAGCAAGTTTTTTATATAATCTAAAATAGTTCTGCAATGTTATGCTTGCAAGAGTCTGACTTTCACGTTCAATATCAACACCTTCTTTTGCTTCCAACGCTTGATGGAGCCCATCGCTATACCGACGGCCGGATAAAATACGACCCGTAAACTCATCTACAATTAAAACTTCATCATCTTTAACCACATAATCTACATCACGTTTAAATAATGCGTGTGCCTTAAGCGCTTGCATGCAATGATGCAATAATGTTACGTGCTCAATTGCATACAAATTATCAATATGAAATGCCGCTTCTACCGCATCGTTACCAGCCTCAGTAAGCTGCACAGAACGCGCTTTTTCATCTACTTCAAAATCTGTATCCTGCTTTAAACGTCTCATTACACGGTCTGCGTCAAGATATAATCGACTGCTTTTATCAGTTGCACCAGAGATAATAAGTGGTGTTCGGGCCTCATCAATCAAGATAGAGTCAATTTCATCGACGATTGCATAGTTTGCTTCGCGTTGTACATAATCTTCCAGGCGGAACTTCATATTGTCACGCAAATAATCAAACCCTAGCTCATTGTTCGTTGCGTATAAAATATCCGATTGATACACTTCTTTTCGTTCTTTATCGCTCATCGAATTTTGCAAGCAACCAACAGTCAATCCAAGTGCCTTAAAAATAACTCCCATCCATTGTGAGTCACGACTTGCTAAATAATCATTGGTAGTTACTAAATGCACCCCTTTACCTTCAAGCGCATTCAAATAGAGGGATAATGTTGAGGTTAAGGTCTTTCCTTCCCCTGTTTTCATTTCTGATATCTTACCTTGATGGAGAACAATACCTCCCAGTAACTGCACATCAAAATGACGTTGTCCTAATGTTCGTTTTGCTGTTTCTCTGACGACTGCGTACGCCTCAGGCAAAATATCATCAAGCTTCTTACCATTGCTGAGCTGTTGACGAAACTCATTTGTTTTATTCGCCAATTGTTCATCAGTAAGCTGTTGAATAGAAGGTTCAAAGGCATTAATCAACGAAACAATTGGATCCAACCGCTTTAATTGCCGTGCATTATTGGTACCTAAAATCCGAGCTAATAAACCTGCAATCATTGTATCTCCAAAAAAATTAGATTCTGTTTGATCTAATCTACGGTTATCTGATAAAAAAAGTAAATAAAGTAATTATTATATTCATCAAAAATGAATAAGAACACTGTATCATAAAAGCAATTTGGCTACAATTATACTATTTTAAACTGACTACTGTCATTTGACGACCAGCACGCTGCGCACCCTGTTGCGCTTGTATTCTATGGGAAAAAAAATCAGTTGCACACATCGTGCATATATTATACCCCAATTGAATCATATGTGGTGCAACTCCATACTCTTGTAGCAATTGCTTATTATATTCTGATAAATCAAAAAAAATTTTCCCTGCACGATGCATAAATAAAGAGCCTGCAAATGAGAATTCACTAAACTGTTCTAAAAAATCTTGTGTCACTTCATAACAGCATGCTTTTGCACTTGGGCCAAAAAAAATACGTATTTGTTGCACATCAGTATCATACTGCTCTTGCATCTGACACAATGCTTTTGTCGCAATACCTGCAACCGACCCGCGCCACCCTGCATGAACAATAGCGACCGCATGATGCCGCATATCATAAAAAACAATCGGCAGACAGTCTGCAGTCATCACACCTATGCCAACATCCGATTGATCTGTTAATAAATAATCTCCATCAAGAGAGAAGGGAACAAAACTGTTACAATTTTCTTCAGTAATCACTAGGCCTTGCGTCCCATGTACTTGTTTTAAAAACAGCAACGAGGTCAAGCCCATCATCTTGCTCATATGAGCAAACGATGGATGCTGAATGAGCTCATGCGCATCATACCCGACAATCTGTAAATACTCTTGCTGATATAACTCATCTGCGGCATTACCAAAATAAATAGAAAAAAGTGGATTGCGGTGGAATAACATATGCTCTAAGAATCCTGCTTTAAGCGATACAGTTGTAAAAAAATAAGGATAACCAGTATCACAAAAATAAAACCAATTATCAAAATTTTAAACTTTGTTGTACCACAGCTGCCAATAACATCGTATACAAAAAATACCTGCTACGCTCTTCCGTCAAATAGTATTACACGCCGCGCTGGCAGGTCAGGCACATATACGCAATGTAATACACAATCATCACTCATATCAAGCAGGTCTTTTGCCCGCAGTAACGCGACAATTGGCTTCTCTTTAAACCCTTTTATCATTCCTGCTTTACATGCATACACACTGTCCCACAGATGTTCACACGGTACCGCAATCAAACGTGGATCCTGATATGCAAAATGATTCCTAATATGATCAGATAAACAAAACATATGCGCATACGTTTGTTCTAATTCCTTAATTATCTGTGCGCAGTCAAACGACCGCTCCAATAAAGCGCCCGCTCGCGCTATAATAACATGCTCTGTCATATATGGTGTGCACTGCCGCAATTGCTTTACAAAATTTTTAGAGCTACAGGGAATATACTCAGTAGGAGAATCAACACGATTAGTTACACAAACAGAGTTGTGATCTAAAATATATATAGTACCCACGTGCGCAAGATGAGTGCCAAAACTATCCAATGTTTGTTGCACCTGCTCATCGGAACTATCATGATCTGCGATAATTATCACATCCGCTTGTGCGTTTTGATATGGCTCCATTTTACCAAGATTTGGTTCATGTAAGAGTGAATATTTTTCAAGATTCCTGAGGAATTTGCCACATAAAACCTGCAAAGGCTTGTGAATTTTGAAATCATTCAAAGGTGTGTCAATATTTCTATCTAAAAGAACTTTTTCGATAAAGCTAAATCTTTTACCCGCCATCTCAAGAATAGGATACACGCAAGCCGCGTCTTCTGATGTAGGCAAAAATTTCCCTAAATAGGGTTCTGATTCCAGTAATAAATCTTCTAGTTTGATACATTTATAAATCCATGCATAAAAAGAACGTATGCCGCTCCATATCCACTGAGATCTATACTCTCGTCGATCAACCCACGCCTGCGGAGTTGGTTTTGCTTTACCGATTTTTTTTTCATTACTTGAAACATCTTGATACTGGCCATAGGTAAACCAAATATCATTATAGTAGTACCGCTCATTAATGGTAGAAAGAACAAATGCATCTGCCATATAATCATCGCCATCAAATTTTACTATTATTGCCTGATCATCACACATATGTACCGCTCGGTACATGTTATAGAGCGCTTTACGATTATATGGATTAGATATTACTGTAATCTTATCTTGTAATCCATGCTGCTCAACATATGCGCGCACAAGATCTCCCGTACCATCAAGAGAACAATCATCTATATAAATTATCTGATAATTACTATAATTTTGATGCACTACAGAATTCAGATTTTTTTCGTAATACAAAGCATTATTATATGATGTGATTATCACTACTATCTTTTTCTCTGGAATATCAGAAGTACCATATAAAGGCATTATCACCAAAACAGAAAGTAATAAGAATAGATGTTGTGCTATTTTATATATCATCATGATAGCCCCTTCCTTTTTCGCTGAATAAATGTTGGTTCATAGTCCATATGAACTGACGTATTCTTATATTGAAATAACGCTGCAATGTCTATCTTTAATCCTTGGTTAAAAAGATCAAGCAACATCCCTGTAGAAAAATTCTCCATATGCTTATTATTGGCAAACACTGTTTGAACTTGATTCAAAGGTATATTCACTATTTTTGAATGTTCATAACACAAGCCATACACCTGTTTTAAAGAAGATGCATTTTGATACCAATAACTCTCAAATTTATTGGGGTTCTCATATGACATTTTTTGCAAATCGCGCAAAATGGTTCTTTTCCTATATAAGGCAAAGTCAACGGTGTTTGGATAATTCCATGCGTCACAACGACTTACCACAAGCTTCCACCTATATATACCTGCTCCAACTTCAGAAAATAATGGCACCTTCAGCAGACGATTCTTATTGTAATTGTAAGTAATGTTTTTACCCATGCGTAAATAAAATGCATATGCTTGCGATTGCTCAAGCGCTTCAATGCAATCCGAAATATCGATACGATCAGTCACAATAATATCATCAACTGCAAAAATCACATGTGAACTTTGTGTATTACAAAATGCAGTCAAAAGTAACGACTTAAACTCTTTTTCCGCATTTTTATGATCTTGCACCACAAATTTCACCGCAGGAAATTCTTCATAAAGAACCGAATAGGCACTTTTATACTGAGCACCACTGCTACGTAAAATCACTACTATCTGATCAACTCCTGTTACATACTGCTCAATCGATTCAAGAAGCGCATATAACTGCAAAGGTCGATCATATGAAAAAACAATAAGATCTGCTTTATGATTGTATGCAAAGGAGCAAAAAATATGAGGTGCATACCCCCATAATAAGATCGCTAACAATATTTTTATTACCTGCTTCATGCCTCACTTCCTTTACTGCATATCATATACCATAATGCACTCTCTCTCATACCACCGGCATATACTATATGCTCCGCAATAATCCGTCTATGAGATTTTTATATCATCATTTAAACGCAAAAAAAGACGTGGGTTTTACGCCACGTCTTTCTCTATTTCACAACTTTTTAAAGGATGTTAGTTTGCTGCAGATTCAATTCTAAGAACCTCTCGATCAAATATCTTAGTGGTTAATTCTGCCATTAATTCCGCATGCTGAAGCGCTGCCGATAAAGCTTCTTGGGTGAACCTCAATTCAGATATTTTCCTCAATAATTCGAAGGCAGACTGACACATCCATTCACCACCAGATGCTTGCGAAGGTCCATATTCTACATCAAACTTCAATTCAGCTTCAGACAACTCTTGCTCTACAACCGCTAACTCGACAAGCAAGTCCTGTACCTTGACATTCCCGTTCTTCATCTGCTCGAATGTTCTCTTATATTCTGCATCTTCTACTACTGGCTGATGTACTGCTGTTTCTGGCTCTTGCGCAGATTCAATTCTCACCACTTCGCGATCAAAAAATTTAGTCGTCAATTCTGCCATAACTTCGGCATGTTTAATTTCTAAGTGCAAGCTACGCAATTCTCGATTTAATACGGTTCTTTTGCCGACTAAATCCCACAAGTGATCTCTGGCTATATTAAATTTTGTCGATGCGTTTTCAAGCTCATCTATATTAAACTCAGACGCCGTCAACACACGTTTATATTCCTTAAGAGCATCATTATCAATAGTTACAGCTTCGTCAACTTCTAACTGTAGCTGATATTTTTTTTGCGTCAGGTCATCACATGTATTATACAGTTCTTCTACTTTAGCCTTCGCTTTCTTCATTTGGTCTGCAGTTCTTTTATATTCTGCATCTTCGACTACCGGTTGATAGGCTACAACAACCCCTGCTTGCATTACTATCAATGATAACAATGCACTTTTTAAAAACATATTCATAATAAACCTCCTGAAATTAATTTCTTATCTTACTGTTTTATTAAATCTGCAATACCAACAGCTGCGCGATCAAATATCTTAGTGGTCAATTCCACCATCACTTCAGCTTGTTTGATGTATTGCAATAAAAGGTTTTGTTCTTCTTGTAAATTTTGCGCCTGTTCATACAAACGCCCTATACGTGCATGAACCTTAACCGCTTGCTCATATGCTCTATCAAGTTCTTGATCTACTGGTGCCATTTCATCCGGACCATATACAGTTTTTGTTAAGCGATCCACTGCTTTTCTATATATTACATTCGCCAATTCTGCAATAACCATCCCCTTGCGAAGCTCAAGCATTGCATTCTTTTGTTTCTGCTGCGACTCTTTCTGTGCGTCATAGAGCTCATCCACGCGAGCGTATGCTTTTTTCATCTGCTCTAATGCTCTTTGATACTCTGCTTCATGTCCAACGGCGCTTGTTTGCGCAGCACAGACCCCCGATTGCAAAGGAGCAACACTCAACAACAATGAAACTAATATATTTTTAACAATCTTATTCATAATAAACCTCCTAAAAATGATAATAAATCTTTTTACTCTTTTGTGCTTCTAGCGTCTCAAGAAAGAAAAATAACGCTCAAAAAAGCCTTTTGATTCTTCCTTCTTTGCTTTATCTAAGACTTCAAGCGTCTTTACGATAGACTCCACACATGGAGTTACCGCCTCCCGAATACCTTCTAGCTCATCTAACATTCTTAAAGTGCGTGCGATGTGTGCGGCGTCTTCAGCCGATAATGGTTGCTCGGCTGCCTGAGTAGCCACTGTCATTTCAACATCTTGGACATTATTTATTTGCTCTTCTTCACATTGAGTAACGCTAAATTGCAACGGAACAGTAATCAACACCATTGAAACGAGTATATTTTTAACAATCTTATTCATAATAACCTCCTGAATATTTCATTAAACTTTTTATATTTTCTCTTTTGGATTCGCCATTTTATTACATGCATCCTCAAAATCTCGTAACGCCGACTCTGCAGACGTCCCTGCTTTTTGAATTTTTTCAAGCAATTCCTGTGATGGCTTTACGCCCTTTTCTTCCATTTCTGCTGCTTCCACTTGCAACACAAGGAAAGTCTCTTGGGCTTGCACGGCTTCATAAAATAAGGCCTTCACATCATCTTCCAGGGAAGATACCCACTCATTTAATGCATTTTCCATTTCTTGCTGCTGGGCTAATAAATCAGCTTCTGCTACCTGATCGGCACATCGCGTAGTACCAAATTGCAATGGGCCTACAATAAATGCTAGTGGCGTGATAACTAGTAACAAAGAAATTAGTATATTTTTCATAGTGATATTCATGATAAATCCTCCTAAATACCTTTTTAAAATCCATATTTATCCATACAAATAGTATAAAGCAGCCTATTTTTTACGCAAAAGGCCTATCTGGCTAGGCACAAAAATGGCTCTTGCCATAAAATGCCTCTAACCAACCGGTCGATCAAAGCTTCGAACGCTCATAAAAAAAGACGTGATGAATTAACACCACGCCCTCTATCATTAAATACAATTATTTTTAATCGTTACCCAACATAACAACTGCTCCCGTTACCGGTTCGCTATATTGATCCTGAGCATCTTCTTCCATGTTGCCCAATAGAACAACTGCAGCTTGAATAGGATCAGCATCATAAAGCTCTCCAACTGGTTGAGCTGGATCAAATCCAAATGGCTCAGCTATATCCGAAGAAAAAGCCTTATCTGACGCAGATTGATATTTTTCAACAGCTTCTCGTAAATTCATCTGCACCGTTGCAATCTGATCTTCTATTGATTGGTTTTCTTTTTGTAAACGGTCTTTTACAATATTTAAAGCTCTAAGACACTTACATAATTCCTGAGCTTCACCTTCAGCCATAAACATATCAACCAAATCTGATATTTTCGTTTTTGCCGAATAACACTCAGCAATACTAATCTGCGTAGTAATAATCGTTAACGCTAGAAATGCCATTTTTTTAAAATTCAAAACCATAGTATAACCTCCTAATTATTATATTAAAGACCTTTATCCATCTATATAAATAGTATAAGCACTGCTTTTATTTGCACAAATGCCCCACGAGCTCAGGCACAAAAATGAAGATGTCTAAATTTATTTAAATAAGTAACTATATCGAACATAAATCCGTGCTTCTTCCGCTCGAATCGCACGCCCATTAGCACTATTTGTGGATACCCCCTGTGGGTTAAAATAATACAATCCATAGATCCCGGGAGCTTTCATAAAAATAGCCCCTAGCCCCACCGCTCGTAACCAAAATTCATAATCAGCAACATAACGGTACGTTGTATCAAAATAGCCACAGCGATCATGCAACGATTTTCGCCACATCGGATGATTGTTTGGCAGCGGCTGCACCATATTTTCAGGAGAAAATTCTGCCATAGTGCGCACGTGACTATACCGATTACAGATAAATGTTTCATTCGGATAATACGTGACATAAAAGTCTGAATACACCAAATCAACATCAGTATGCATATCTAAAGTCTGCGCATGCTTTTCATAGCAATCAAATTTTAAGCGATCATCCAAATTCGCGTTGGTAATATATGCTCCACCCGCCATAGCAATTGCCATATTCCACACCGCATACAAACCGGGATCGTGATCAAACCGCAGATATATAATATTGGAATACTGCTCCATATACTTCTTGATGATCTGACATTCGTTGTCGGGAGAATTCGCATCAATCATAATTAACTCACATTGATCAAATATGGTTTGGGAGACGATATCCTCCATAAAACCGGCAATATACTGATCTCCTTTATAGACTGAGGTGATAATGGAGATCTTAGGAACACTTGCGCACAATAATGTAGTGCAGAAAAAAAATAGACTACAAAAATAGTGTAGTTTTTTACTTTTTAATACAACGTTTCCCATGGTACTATCCTTATCGGCTTATTTGTTACTCGTGTAGCTGGATCATACTGTTTTTTCTCTGATATATGCAAATGACAACATTGCATAGAAAGACATGGATTGCGTACAATAAGTCCTGCAGCGTACGCTTGATATGCAATCAAACTATCGCACGTCATGGTACCCATCTGTATAGCTGCATCCTGAAATTTTCTAAGCGGAGTTTTAAAAATCCACACATCTTGTGAACTTGCAGAATCACCAGGAGAAAATCGCCCTCGATGATCATATTGCTTAAAAATGCGTATTGTTTTATCTGCGCAGACATCCCACCGCGTAAGAGCTAAGAATTGATTGGTAAGATCATACTCATCAAGAAGTTCAAGCGTCTTATTAAAAAATATATCCGCATTAGCGAGTATAATCTTTTTATTAGGATACAGTTCGTTCACTACATCAAAACAAAATGTATACGTAGGGCGCCCAACGGTATACGTAATGATGCAGTTTTGATTCTGTAGGTACCGCAACAATGCATTACTTCCATCATCACAACTCGTGTCGTATATCACATGAATTTTTTCAATTCTGTGGTGCTGCATGTTCCGTGCAAAACAAAATATATACTCTGCAATTCGTGCAGGATTTGGCTCATTATACAATGGGATCATCAAGACGTATTGTGCATCTTGCGATACTGTACAAACAGACGCAACATACGCAGTACAAAAAAACAGTATACAACTAAAAAACCAATTAAACTTCATTAAACCCTGCATGTCATTTATAAAATAACGCAAGTTCGATCTAAGAAACGTTTCAATGTTAACTAAAAAAAGCTCTTGTGGCTTTCTATG
The DNA window shown above is from Candidatus Babeliales bacterium and carries:
- a CDS encoding glycosyltransferase; the protein is MGNVVLKSKKLHYFCSLFFFCTTLLCASVPKISIITSVYKGDQYIAGFMEDIVSQTIFDQCELIMIDANSPDNECQIIKKYMEQYSNIIYLRFDHDPGLYAVWNMAIAMAGGAYITNANLDDRLKFDCYEKHAQTLDMHTDVDLVYSDFYVTYYPNETFICNRYSHVRTMAEFSPENMVQPLPNNHPMWRKSLHDRCGYFDTTYRYVADYEFWLRAVGLGAIFMKAPGIYGLYYFNPQGVSTNSANGRAIRAEEARIYVRYSYLFK
- a CDS encoding glycosyltransferase family 2 protein; translated protein: MMIYKIAQHLFLLLSVLVIMPLYGTSDIPEKKIVVIITSYNNALYYEKNLNSVVHQNYSNYQIIYIDDCSLDGTGDLVRAYVEQHGLQDKITVISNPYNRKALYNMYRAVHMCDDQAIIVKFDGDDYMADAFVLSTINERYYYNDIWFTYGQYQDVSSNEKKIGKAKPTPQAWVDRREYRSQWIWSGIRSFYAWIYKCIKLEDLLLESEPYLGKFLPTSEDAACVYPILEMAGKRFSFIEKVLLDRNIDTPLNDFKIHKPLQVLCGKFLRNLEKYSLLHEPNLGKMEPYQNAQADVIIIADHDSSDEQVQQTLDSFGTHLAHVGTIYILDHNSVCVTNRVDSPTEYIPCSSKNFVKQLRQCTPYMTEHVIIARAGALLERSFDCAQIIKELEQTYAHMFCLSDHIRNHFAYQDPRLIAVPCEHLWDSVYACKAGMIKGFKEKPIVALLRAKDLLDMSDDCVLHCVYVPDLPARRVILFDGRA
- a CDS encoding glycosyltransferase — encoded protein: MKVAIVVPAYNEEKRIGRMLDHYVEYFTGLHIAKIVDFEFIVVLNGCVDNTHGVVEAVQKRCDKVRMITSESAGKGHAIATGFADALLRDNDLIGFVDADMATRPEYFYALIREIYDCDGVIASRHMPESVVTPARPWIKRWGKRIFYDGLAYLLFGLAYYDMQCGAKLFKRHVITTVVPHLTVKQWAFDVELLYLCKKNGFLIKEIPTVWHDQADSKLTNIFCAGFPMLASLFRVKFRHLFS
- the secA gene encoding preprotein translocase subunit SecA yields the protein MIAGLLARILGTNNARQLKRLDPIVSLINAFEPSIQQLTDEQLANKTNEFRQQLSNGKKLDDILPEAYAVVRETAKRTLGQRHFDVQLLGGIVLHQGKISEMKTGEGKTLTSTLSLYLNALEGKGVHLVTTNDYLASRDSQWMGVIFKALGLTVGCLQNSMSDKERKEVYQSDILYATNNELGFDYLRDNMKFRLEDYVQREANYAIVDEIDSILIDEARTPLIISGATDKSSRLYLDADRVMRRLKQDTDFEVDEKARSVQLTEAGNDAVEAAFHIDNLYAIEHVTLLHHCMQALKAHALFKRDVDYVVKDDEVLIVDEFTGRILSGRRYSDGLHQALEAKEGVDIERESQTLASITLQNYFRLYKKLAGMTGTAMTEAEEFYKIYKLNVIAVPTNRPLIRQDKQDFIFLTRNAKYKAIAEDIVERHKKGQPVLIGTIAIETSELLSMVLRAHNVPHEVLNAKQHQREAEIVEFAGRPGQVTIATNMAGRGTDIKLTPESVQAGGLYILGTERHESRRIDNQLRGRSGRQGDPGESRFYISLEDDLIRIFGGENLKKKMEWAGMKEDEVIESKTVSRVIENAQEKVEKHNFEIRRHLLEYDDVLNQQRTVIYEYRREVLEGQEGVYELIRDLLIKVVQDVISFNCPNRTLTPESIVAIYETLHKVTGLSPNDFLGKGFSKNSSDELEKDLINYLLEQYSLFRNQQQSEVIQSAEKWLLLETIDQAWKQHMLNLDHLKEGINLRSWGQKNPLIEYKKEAFAMFQDTMRQIGGDVVHHIFHLNVERFDQHKLEQRREQELEELRITSGEGLGESHESVQAHSDKVGRNDPCPCGSGQKYKKCCGK
- the pgeF gene encoding peptidoglycan editing factor PgeF, whose amino-acid sequence is MLFHRNPLFSIYFGNAADELYQQEYLQIVGYDAHELIQHPSFAHMSKMMGLTSLLFLKQVHGTQGLVITEENCNSFVPFSLDGDYLLTDQSDVGIGVMTADCLPIVFYDMRHHAVAIVHAGWRGSVAGIATKALCQMQEQYDTDVQQIRIFFGPSAKACCYEVTQDFLEQFSEFSFAGSLFMHRAGKIFFDLSEYNKQLLQEYGVAPHMIQLGYNICTMCATDFFSHRIQAQQGAQRAGRQMTVVSLK